Part of the Phalacrocorax carbo chromosome 9, bPhaCar2.1, whole genome shotgun sequence genome is shown below.
GCTCACCCAGGCGGCCGCCTgcatcctcctcttcccccgCTTCCTGCTCACCGCCGTGATGCTCTGGCTCCTGGATTTTCTGTGCATTAGGAAGAAGATGCTGATGATGCCCACGGCGGAGGAGGCGGCCAGCGCCAGTGAGGGGCCGCCCCCCGACGACCCCCCTGTCTGCGTGTCTGACTCCAACCGCATGTTCACGCTGGAGTCGCTGAAAGCCGTGTGGCACGGGCAGAAGCTGGACTTCTTCAAGTCGGCGCACGTGGGCTCCCTAGCCCCCAACCCCGAGGTGATCCAGCTGGACGGGCAGAAGAGGCTCCGCATCCTAGACTTCGCCCGCGGCAAGAGACCCCTCATCCTCAACTTCGGCAGCTGCACCTGACCCCCGTTCATGGCCCGCCTGAGGTCCTTCCAGCGCCTGGCCGCGCACTTCGTGGACATTGCTGACTTCCTGCTGGTGTACATCGAAGAAGCACACCCCTCCGACGGCTGGGTCAGCTCGGACGCAGCCTACAACATCCCCAAGCACCAGTGCCTC
Proteins encoded:
- the DIO3 gene encoding thyroxine 5-deiodinase, encoding MLHSLGVHTLQLLTQAAACILLFPRFLLTAVMLWLLDFLCIRKKMLMMPTAEEAASASEGPPPDDPPVCVSDSNRMFTLESLKAVWHGQKLDFFKSAHVGSLAPNPEVIQLDGQKRLRILDFARGKRPLILNFGSCTUPPFMARLRSFQRLAAHFVDIADFLLVYIEEAHPSDGWVSSDAAYNIPKHQCLQDRLRAAQLMREGAPDCPLAVDTMDNASSAAYGAYFERLYIIQEEKVMYQGGRGPEGYKISELRTWLDQYKTRLQSPSTVVIQV